The Branchiostoma lanceolatum isolate klBraLanc5 chromosome 10, klBraLanc5.hap2, whole genome shotgun sequence genome has a window encoding:
- the LOC136443042 gene encoding uncharacterized protein translates to MLSLPLTSIAEEHKVEKVRLVLELEGSRDSSVRAANKNINTGRKWKVKEAINLATSRLQHKDLVGSVQVGRTGLGWGEKTQRWSSANSSERRQLVVQEVRRMEEEKRRVVAVGQRQQGAWLNWEGAVERRLTWSDLWSMQNARVSFLLRAVYDVLPSPQNLTRWFKSKESCQLCGVEQAGLKHILSNCRTALQQGRYTWRHNKALRQIAVTLEKVRKETAGTEAPLQSIQFARRGQKPRGVAPTHGSNTGGGPLCRGVWEMSVDLDKQLHFPSVICETALRPDLVLWSVDQKSVIIVELTVPWEENLQTAYERKKLKYEELVQQYRENGWRTHLYPVEVGVRGFVGASLLRLCRDLQILGKAQAQLVRQVSEEAEKSSFVIWIRRKDKNWKK, encoded by the coding sequence ATGTTAAGTCTCCCACTAACGTCTATTGCAGAGGAACACAAGGTGGAGAAAGTTCGACTTGTTCTGGAGTTGGAAGGGTCACGAGACTCCTCAGTGAGAGCAGCAAACAAGAACATTAACACCGGTAGAAAGTGGAAAGTCAAAGAGGCCATTAACCTAGCAACAAGCAGACTTCAACATAAAGACCTggtgggttcagtacaggtggGAAGAACAGGTCTAGGCTGGGGGGAGAAAACCCAGCGGTGGTCAAGTGCCAACTCCAGTGAAAGAAGACAGCTAGTGGTTCAAGAGGTGAGAAggatggaggaggagaagagaaGGGTGGTAGCTGTTGGCCAGAGGCAGCAAGGAGCATGGTTGAACTGGGAAGGTGCGGTAGAGAGGAGGCTCACATGGAGTGACTTGTGGAGCATGCAGAATGCTAGGGTGAGTTTCCTCCTACGCGCAGTATATGATGTCCTCCCAAGCCCTCAAAACCTCACCCGATGGTTCAAGAGCAAAGAGTCCTGTcagctgtgtggtgtagaacaAGCTGGACtgaaacacattttgtcaaATTGCAGAACTGCCTTACAACAGGGCCGGTACACATGGAGACACAACAAGGCACTGAGACAGATTGCAGTAACCCTGGAGAAAGTGAGGAAGGAGACTGCGGGAACTGAGGCACCACTGCAGTCTATCCAGTTTGCAAGAAGAGGGCAAAAGCCCAGAGGGGTAGCGCCTACCCATGGTAGTAATACAGGAGGAGGCCCACTTTGTAGAGGAGTGTGGGAGATGTCAGTAGATTTGGATAAACAGCTCCACTTCCCAAGTGTCATATGTGAGACAGCCCTGAGACCAGACCTTGTCCTGTGGTCTGTGGATCAGAAGTCAGTAATCATAGTGGAATTGACTGTACCCTGGGAGGAGAATCTCCAGACAGCATATGAGAGGAAGAAGCTGAAGTATGAAGAACTAGTCCAGCAGTATAGAGAGAACGGCTGGAGAACCCATTTGTACCCAGTTGAAGTAGGAGTTCGTGGGTTTGTGGGAGCTTCACTCCTGCGGTTGTGCAGGGACCTACAGATTCTAGGGAAGGCACAGGCTCAGCTTGTGCGACAGGTGTCTGAGGAGGCAGAAAAGAGCAGTTTTGTCATCTGGATTAGAAGAAAGGACAAGAACTGGAAGAAGTAG